Proteins encoded within one genomic window of Paraglaciecola psychrophila 170:
- the xseB gene encoding exodeoxyribonuclease VII small subunit gives MTTRKKAESLTFEQSMLELEALVTKMEQGDLPLEDALQNFERGIVLARHSQQKLKDAEQKVQILTTKNGQQTLDVFEPDN, from the coding sequence ATGACAACTCGTAAAAAAGCAGAATCGCTCACCTTTGAACAATCTATGCTGGAACTAGAAGCACTAGTGACAAAAATGGAGCAAGGAGATTTGCCTCTGGAAGACGCATTACAAAATTTTGAGCGCGGTATTGTGCTAGCCAGACATAGCCAACAAAAATTAAAAGATGCAGAACAAAAAGTTCAAATTCTTACCACTAAAAATGGGCAGCAAACTTTAGACGTATTTGAACCTGATAATTAA
- the ispA gene encoding (2E,6E)-farnesyl diphosphate synthase, which produces MNLSTFQQASRDRVNSILSQAINALPEHSEKLKQAMEYALLIGGKRMRPFLVYATGKMLSVQEKDLDGPAAAIEAIHAYSLIHDDLPAMDNDDLRRGHPTCHIQFDEAIAILAGDALQTLAFEILCDYPLSNTLGIKRIELVKIISQAAGYNGMCGGQAMDLAATGQHITQKQLEDLHDKKTGSLLSACVEMTIALAVNITPQSRQHLMRFAKIIGLAFQVQDDILDVVSDSTVLGKPQGSDQAQNKSTYPAMLGLEQAQAYLEDLHQQALQALRALPYNTQMLVSFTDFVIHRTN; this is translated from the coding sequence ATGAATTTAAGCACCTTTCAACAAGCGAGCCGCGACAGGGTTAATTCAATCCTGAGTCAAGCCATCAATGCTTTACCTGAACATTCAGAAAAGCTTAAACAAGCTATGGAATACGCATTACTAATAGGTGGTAAACGAATGCGCCCCTTTTTAGTTTATGCCACAGGTAAAATGCTTTCCGTCCAAGAAAAAGATCTTGATGGTCCCGCAGCTGCGATAGAAGCAATCCATGCCTATTCACTTATCCATGATGACTTACCCGCTATGGATAATGATGACCTAAGACGGGGGCATCCAACCTGTCATATTCAATTTGATGAAGCCATTGCCATATTAGCTGGTGATGCCTTACAGACTTTGGCATTTGAAATATTGTGCGATTACCCGCTTTCAAATACACTGGGAATCAAACGTATTGAATTAGTCAAAATTATTAGTCAAGCAGCTGGTTACAATGGTATGTGCGGAGGCCAAGCGATGGACTTGGCTGCGACTGGCCAACATATCACCCAAAAACAGTTAGAAGACCTGCACGACAAAAAAACAGGTTCTCTGCTGAGTGCTTGTGTTGAGATGACTATCGCTTTGGCTGTAAATATCACCCCACAAAGTCGTCAACATTTAATGCGTTTTGCTAAAATTATAGGCTTGGCATTTCAAGTCCAGGACGATATTTTAGATGTGGTCAGCGACTCTACAGTGCTAGGAAAACCACAAGGTTCTGACCAAGCACAGAACAAAAGCACCTATCCTGCTATGCTAGGATTAGAACAAGCACAAGCTTACCTGGAAGATCTACATCAACAAGCGCTTCAAGCTTTGCGCGCTTTGCCTTACAATACCCAAATGTTGGTGTCTTTTACCGACTTTGTTATCCACCGTACTAACTAG
- the dxs gene encoding 1-deoxy-D-xylulose-5-phosphate synthase: protein MTLDIAHYPILAQADTPEQLRELSQDKLKQLSTELRQYLLTSVSQSSGHFASGLGTVELTVALHYVYNTPFDRLLWDVGHQAYPHKILTGRRKRMPTIRKKGGLHPFPWPPESEYDTFAVGHSSTSISAALGMAVAAEKEAQGRKVVAVIGDGAMTAGMAFEALNHGGDISKDLLVVLNDNEMSISENVGALNSHLARLLTGTFFNSIRDGGKKLLSNVPPIKEFASRAEEHIKGMVVPGTIFEELGFKYIGPIDGHDVNGVVDTLRNMRNIKGPQILHVVTKKGKGYESAEQDPIKFHAVPKFNPSDQALPKAAPSNPTFSAIFGDWLCDMAARDSKLMAVTPAMREGSGMVKFSQQYPSQYFDVAIAEQHAVTFAAGLAKEGLNAVVAIYSTFLQRAYDQLIHDVAIQNLPVLFAIDRAGLVGADGPTHQGAFDIAFLRCIPNMVIMVPADENECRQMLFTGHKLQKPAAVRYPRGSATGVVPEKQMTALELGKSRTIRNGEKVAILNFGILLPYAQEAAEKINATIIDMRFVKPLDTDIINQLAATHGLFVSIEDGAIIGGAGSAVAEYLMSSKHTSRLLQLGLPDEFIMQGTQQEMYVELGLDAAGILGRIDEFYK from the coding sequence ATGACCCTAGATATTGCTCACTACCCAATCCTCGCTCAAGCTGATACACCAGAACAGTTAAGAGAGTTATCACAAGATAAACTTAAGCAGCTAAGTACTGAATTACGTCAATACTTATTAACCAGCGTGAGCCAAAGTAGTGGACATTTTGCCTCGGGATTAGGCACGGTCGAGCTGACAGTTGCTTTGCATTATGTGTACAACACCCCTTTTGATCGCCTGTTATGGGATGTGGGCCATCAAGCCTACCCCCACAAAATTTTAACCGGTCGCCGTAAACGTATGCCGACCATCCGTAAAAAAGGTGGCTTACATCCTTTCCCATGGCCGCCAGAAAGCGAATATGACACCTTTGCTGTAGGCCATTCATCTACCTCTATTAGTGCCGCTTTAGGCATGGCAGTCGCGGCAGAAAAAGAAGCGCAAGGTAGAAAAGTGGTGGCAGTAATTGGTGATGGTGCCATGACCGCAGGCATGGCCTTTGAAGCATTGAACCATGGTGGAGATATCAGTAAAGATTTATTAGTGGTGTTAAATGACAATGAGATGTCGATATCAGAAAATGTCGGCGCCCTAAATAGTCACTTGGCCAGATTATTAACAGGTACTTTTTTTAACTCTATCCGCGATGGTGGTAAAAAATTACTGAGTAATGTTCCACCAATAAAGGAATTTGCCAGCCGTGCTGAAGAACATATCAAAGGCATGGTGGTTCCCGGTACTATTTTTGAAGAATTGGGATTTAAATATATCGGACCAATAGACGGTCATGACGTGAATGGCGTAGTGGACACGCTTCGTAATATGCGCAACATCAAAGGTCCACAAATTCTTCATGTAGTAACCAAAAAAGGCAAAGGGTACGAGTCAGCCGAACAAGATCCCATTAAGTTTCATGCAGTGCCTAAGTTCAATCCAAGTGATCAAGCTCTGCCCAAAGCAGCGCCCAGCAACCCAACTTTTTCAGCTATATTTGGTGATTGGTTATGCGATATGGCCGCACGGGATTCTAAATTAATGGCCGTCACACCCGCTATGCGTGAGGGTTCTGGCATGGTCAAATTTTCCCAGCAGTATCCATCACAATATTTTGATGTAGCAATTGCTGAACAACACGCAGTCACCTTTGCTGCGGGTCTTGCCAAAGAAGGTCTGAATGCGGTAGTAGCTATTTATTCCACCTTCTTGCAACGAGCCTACGACCAGCTTATTCATGATGTGGCAATACAAAACTTACCAGTTTTGTTTGCCATAGACCGCGCAGGACTTGTGGGCGCTGATGGCCCTACTCACCAAGGTGCGTTTGATATTGCATTTTTACGCTGTATCCCCAACATGGTGATCATGGTACCAGCCGATGAGAATGAATGCCGTCAGATGTTATTCACAGGGCACAAGCTACAAAAGCCTGCAGCTGTCAGATATCCAAGAGGATCAGCTACTGGTGTAGTGCCTGAGAAACAAATGACTGCCCTTGAGTTAGGAAAAAGTCGCACTATAAGAAACGGCGAGAAGGTCGCGATTCTTAACTTTGGTATTTTGTTGCCCTACGCCCAAGAAGCGGCAGAAAAAATCAATGCAACCATCATTGATATGCGTTTTGTTAAACCTTTAGATACCGACATTATTAACCAACTCGCAGCAACCCACGGTTTGTTTGTAAGCATTGAAGACGGCGCCATTATAGGCGGTGCAGGCAGTGCAGTAGCTGAATACTTAATGTCTTCCAAACATACCAGTAGACTATTGCAACTTGGCCTACCTGATGAATTTATTATGCAAGGTACCCAACAAGAGATGTATGTTGAACTAGGTTTAGATGCAGCGGGTATATTGGGTAGAATTGATGAGTTTTATAAATAA
- a CDS encoding phosphatidylglycerophosphatase A family protein yields the protein MDKQIRSRVSLLNPVHFLAFGFGSGLAAKMPGTFGTLAALPLVVLLSHFSSFSVYLIVTILVCVFGIWICGKTAEDMGVHDDSSIVWDEVAGMLITMLAVPLSWQTVLVGFMLFRFFDILKPWPISYLDKHVHGGFGIMIDDVLAGLFALAGIQFGLVMGWF from the coding sequence ATGGATAAACAAATACGCAGCCGAGTGAGCTTACTTAATCCTGTTCACTTTTTGGCGTTTGGATTTGGTAGCGGTTTAGCTGCAAAAATGCCAGGTACATTCGGTACGTTAGCTGCTTTGCCCTTAGTTGTGCTGTTATCTCATTTCTCTAGTTTTTCCGTTTATTTGATTGTCACAATACTAGTGTGTGTGTTTGGCATCTGGATCTGTGGAAAAACCGCAGAAGACATGGGTGTGCATGACGACTCCTCTATCGTTTGGGATGAAGTCGCAGGCATGTTAATCACTATGCTTGCAGTACCCCTGAGCTGGCAAACAGTGCTGGTTGGTTTTATGCTATTCCGATTTTTTGATATATTAAAACCTTGGCCTATTAGCTACTTAGATAAACATGTTCACGGCGGCTTTGGCATCATGATTGATGATGTATTGGCGGGTTTATTTGCTCTTGCGGGCATACAATTTGGTTTAGTTATGGGGTGGTTTTAG
- the thiL gene encoding thiamine-phosphate kinase, giving the protein MKEFNVIEDFFKAKSIQRKDVIIGIGDDGAVTHIPQGQALVTTTDTLISGVHFLPDTPAHAIAQKAMAVNLSDLAAMGAEPAWISLSLSMPEVDETWLEAFSNGLQQHSKYYSVQLIGGDTVKGPLAITITAQGFVPFDQALTRSKAKPGDSLYVTGTLGDAGLGLHIAQKKCVVSNPLNQAFLLNRLNYPTPRLLVGNSLRRIASACIDISDGLIADIKHILNASQCGATIHVDKLPLSPALKESVTYSQAISYALSAGDDYELLFTVSEEQKGHLETTLANANVHATYIGQLNGSAGKLQLRQADKPYEYSAKGYEHF; this is encoded by the coding sequence GTGAAAGAATTTAATGTGATTGAAGACTTTTTCAAAGCAAAAAGTATTCAGCGTAAAGACGTGATAATTGGCATTGGTGATGATGGTGCTGTCACTCATATCCCTCAAGGTCAAGCCTTAGTCACTACCACCGATACCTTGATTAGTGGCGTGCATTTCTTACCAGACACGCCTGCCCACGCGATAGCGCAAAAAGCCATGGCCGTAAATTTAAGCGATTTGGCCGCCATGGGTGCAGAACCCGCTTGGATTAGTTTATCTTTGAGTATGCCTGAGGTTGATGAAACTTGGCTTGAAGCTTTTTCAAATGGTTTGCAACAACACTCTAAATATTACTCGGTGCAATTGATTGGCGGTGATACTGTTAAGGGACCTCTAGCTATAACCATCACGGCGCAAGGATTTGTGCCCTTTGACCAAGCTCTGACAAGAAGTAAGGCTAAACCAGGTGATTCGCTTTATGTCACTGGTACATTGGGTGATGCAGGATTAGGTTTGCATATAGCGCAAAAAAAGTGTGTAGTGAGCAATCCGCTTAATCAAGCGTTTTTGCTGAATCGCTTGAATTATCCCACCCCAAGGTTATTGGTTGGTAACAGCCTTAGGCGTATTGCCAGTGCTTGTATCGATATATCCGATGGTTTGATCGCTGATATTAAACACATTCTAAATGCGTCTCAGTGTGGTGCCACAATACATGTTGATAAATTGCCATTGTCTCCAGCCCTAAAAGAATCTGTGACTTATTCTCAAGCGATCAGTTATGCCTTAAGTGCTGGGGATGATTACGAGTTATTATTCACGGTGAGTGAAGAACAAAAAGGCCATTTAGAGACAACCTTAGCCAATGCTAATGTGCATGCGACCTATATTGGTCAACTAAACGGCTCTGCAGGTAAGTTACAGTTACGTCAAGCTGACAAACCTTATGAATATAGCGCCAAAGGTTACGAACACTTCTAG
- the nusB gene encoding transcription antitermination factor NusB, which yields MKPKARRLAREFAVQAVYSWQMSKNPVEQIELSIVTSNDMKKVDTEYFLELLRAVVKDCAEIDKKMKPYLGRLPEELDPVEKAILRIATYELVARIDVPYKVVINEAIELAKSFGAEESHKFINGVLDKAIKTLRKDELS from the coding sequence TTGAAACCTAAAGCCCGCCGTCTAGCCAGAGAATTTGCAGTACAAGCGGTTTATTCTTGGCAAATGAGCAAAAATCCTGTCGAACAAATAGAGCTTAGTATCGTCACCAGTAACGATATGAAAAAAGTGGATACTGAGTATTTTTTGGAATTATTGCGAGCCGTTGTAAAAGACTGTGCAGAAATAGACAAAAAAATGAAACCTTACCTTGGGCGCCTGCCTGAGGAGCTAGATCCCGTAGAAAAAGCGATTCTTAGAATTGCTACTTACGAGCTTGTTGCTAGAATTGATGTCCCTTATAAAGTTGTTATCAATGAAGCCATCGAGTTAGCTAAATCTTTTGGTGCAGAAGAAAGCCATAAATTTATTAATGGTGTGTTGGACAAAGCGATAAAGACCCTGCGTAAAGATGAGTTGTCCTAA
- the ribH gene encoding 6,7-dimethyl-8-ribityllumazine synthase yields MRATGKKFALVVSRFNGFVVESLVDGALDALERHGEVNEQDITLVRVPGAYELPIAAKKLAEQNKYDAIIALGAVIRGGTPHFEFVAGECNKGLAQVSYDHGIPVSFGVITTDSIEQAIERSGTKAGNKGAEAAISALEMVNVLANIEEAK; encoded by the coding sequence ATTCGCGCAACAGGCAAAAAGTTTGCTCTAGTGGTTTCACGTTTCAACGGTTTTGTTGTTGAAAGCCTTGTCGATGGTGCTCTAGATGCCCTTGAACGACATGGTGAAGTAAACGAACAAGATATTACTTTAGTGCGTGTGCCAGGTGCTTACGAACTACCCATCGCAGCGAAAAAACTTGCCGAACAAAACAAATATGATGCCATTATTGCCCTTGGTGCAGTTATACGTGGTGGAACACCTCACTTTGAGTTTGTCGCTGGCGAATGTAATAAAGGTTTAGCGCAAGTCTCTTACGATCATGGTATTCCTGTTTCTTTTGGCGTAATCACTACTGATAGTATTGAACAAGCTATCGAACGTTCTGGCACTAAAGCTGGTAACAAAGGCGCAGAAGCTGCTATTAGTGCACTAGAAATGGTTAATGTATTAGCTAATATTGAAGAGGCTAAATAG
- the ribD gene encoding bifunctional diaminohydroxyphosphoribosylaminopyrimidine deaminase/5-amino-6-(5-phosphoribosylamino)uracil reductase RibD: protein MTEFSKIDHQMMARAIQLAKCGEYTTSPNPNVGCVISDRQGVILGEGWHKKAGAPHAEVHALQQAGEFSKGATAYVTLEPCSHYGKTPPCADALIEAGVTRVVAAMVDPNPVVSGKGLIKLQEAGIKTEHGLLQASAEQLNRGFIKRMRTGLPWVTVKLAASLDGKTALKNGISQWITGPQARQDVQRHRARSCAILSGSGTVIADNPMLNVRYSELNLNDDVLAQKDLRQPLRVLLDGRNQLPASLNCLRSFENNLAGNVLLVNGQPSEHLFEQHVSQWQAPFIGNKLDLNKVMTKLGEMQLNNIWVEAGGKLAGALLQNKLIDELILYQAPKLIGGAGQNLFDSIPIEVMDEVIELTWTDIRQVGSDIKMTALINN, encoded by the coding sequence GTGACTGAATTTTCTAAAATAGATCATCAAATGATGGCCCGCGCTATTCAATTAGCTAAATGCGGTGAATATACCACTTCTCCTAATCCTAATGTGGGATGTGTTATCAGCGACAGGCAAGGTGTCATTTTAGGCGAAGGCTGGCATAAAAAAGCAGGAGCGCCTCATGCTGAAGTGCACGCTTTGCAACAAGCTGGTGAGTTTTCCAAGGGTGCTACTGCTTACGTCACTCTAGAGCCTTGTAGTCATTATGGTAAGACTCCACCTTGTGCTGATGCCTTAATAGAGGCCGGTGTAACTAGGGTCGTGGCGGCTATGGTTGATCCTAATCCTGTGGTGTCTGGAAAGGGTTTAATTAAGCTACAAGAAGCAGGTATAAAAACCGAACATGGTTTATTGCAAGCAAGTGCGGAACAACTTAACCGTGGTTTTATTAAACGTATGCGAACAGGTCTACCCTGGGTCACCGTTAAGTTAGCCGCTAGTTTAGATGGTAAAACGGCTTTAAAAAATGGCATAAGTCAGTGGATTACCGGTCCACAGGCAAGGCAAGATGTACAAAGACATCGAGCGCGTAGCTGCGCTATTTTATCGGGTTCTGGTACAGTAATAGCAGATAACCCGATGTTGAATGTGCGTTATTCTGAGCTTAATTTAAATGATGATGTGTTAGCACAAAAAGACTTGCGACAACCTTTGCGGGTTTTGTTGGACGGACGCAATCAGTTACCTGCCTCTTTAAATTGTTTGCGATCATTTGAAAACAATCTTGCTGGCAATGTTTTACTTGTTAATGGACAGCCAAGCGAACACTTATTTGAACAGCATGTGAGTCAATGGCAAGCGCCTTTTATTGGCAATAAGTTAGACTTAAATAAAGTGATGACCAAGTTAGGTGAGATGCAACTAAATAACATTTGGGTTGAAGCGGGAGGCAAACTCGCCGGTGCGTTGTTACAAAATAAACTGATTGATGAATTGATTTTATATCAAGCGCCCAAACTTATAGGAGGTGCTGGTCAAAATCTGTTTGACAGCATACCGATTGAAGTAATGGATGAGGTAATTGAGCTTACTTGGACCGATATTAGGCAAGTGGGTAGTGATATTAAAATGACTGCGCTGATTAATAATTAA
- the nrdR gene encoding transcriptional regulator NrdR, giving the protein MFCPFCSVQETKVIDSRLVADGSQVRRRRECTVCKERFTTFEVAELVMPRIVKRDGSREPFNEDKLRAGLQRALEKRPVSTEQVEQCISRLKSSLRATGEREVSSEFLGNLIMDALKELDKIAYVRFASVYRSFEDIREFGEEIARLGD; this is encoded by the coding sequence ATGTTTTGCCCATTTTGTTCTGTACAAGAAACTAAAGTCATCGATTCCCGTCTGGTAGCTGATGGCAGCCAAGTGAGACGTAGAAGAGAGTGTACGGTATGTAAAGAACGTTTTACGACTTTTGAAGTGGCAGAATTAGTGATGCCTCGGATAGTCAAACGCGACGGTTCTCGTGAACCTTTTAACGAAGATAAATTGCGGGCCGGCTTGCAGCGTGCCCTAGAAAAGCGCCCTGTTAGTACAGAACAAGTCGAGCAGTGTATCAGTCGTCTGAAATCTTCGTTACGTGCTACTGGTGAGCGCGAAGTCAGTAGTGAATTTCTGGGCAATTTGATTATGGATGCATTGAAAGAACTAGATAAGATTGCTTATGTGCGTTTTGCGTCCGTATATCGTTCGTTTGAAGATATCCGCGAATTTGGTGAAGAGATTGCGCGGCTAGGCGATTAA
- the glyA gene encoding serine hydroxymethyltransferase has product MLTRDMNIADFDPELFQAIQNENQRQEQHIELIASENYCSPRVLEAQGSQLTNKYAEGYPHKRYYGGCEYVDIAEDLAIERAKQLFGCDYANVQPHAGSQANTAVFMALINAGDTVLGMSLAHGGHLTHGSHVNFSGKTYNAVQYGLHPETGEIDMAQVEALAIEHKPKMIIAGFSAYSGIVDWQKFREIADKVDAYLLVDMAHVAGLVAAGVYPSPLPHAHVVTTTTHKTLAGPRGGLILSACGDEAIYKKLNSSVFPGNQGGPLCHVIAAKAVAFKEALEPEFKVYQQQVVLNAKAMAAVIQERGHKVVSGGTENHLFLLDLIGKEYSGKDADAALGNANITVNKNSVPNDPRSPFVTSGLRLGSPAITRRGFKEEQAKQVANWICDVLDNINDESVIKRVKGEVVALCEQFPVYA; this is encoded by the coding sequence ATGCTAACACGTGACATGAATATTGCTGATTTTGACCCAGAATTGTTTCAAGCAATTCAAAATGAAAACCAACGTCAGGAGCAACACATCGAGCTGATCGCTTCTGAAAACTATTGCAGCCCACGTGTATTAGAAGCTCAAGGTTCTCAGTTAACCAATAAATACGCGGAAGGCTACCCACACAAGCGTTATTACGGCGGTTGTGAATATGTAGATATTGCTGAAGATTTAGCCATAGAACGGGCTAAACAATTATTTGGTTGTGATTACGCCAACGTGCAACCACATGCTGGTTCACAAGCCAACACTGCTGTGTTTATGGCTTTAATCAATGCAGGCGATACAGTATTAGGTATGAGTTTAGCCCACGGTGGTCATTTAACTCACGGTTCACATGTGAATTTCTCGGGTAAAACATATAACGCTGTTCAATACGGATTACATCCTGAAACCGGCGAAATCGATATGGCACAAGTTGAAGCCTTAGCCATTGAGCATAAACCTAAAATGATAATTGCAGGTTTCTCAGCCTATTCAGGCATTGTTGATTGGCAGAAATTTCGCGAAATAGCGGATAAAGTCGATGCGTATTTGTTAGTAGATATGGCTCACGTTGCAGGCTTGGTTGCTGCTGGTGTCTATCCTAGTCCGCTTCCTCATGCCCATGTTGTGACCACGACTACCCATAAAACTCTAGCAGGGCCTCGCGGCGGTTTGATTTTATCGGCTTGTGGTGACGAAGCAATTTATAAAAAACTGAATAGTTCTGTATTTCCTGGCAACCAAGGCGGTCCTTTGTGCCATGTGATTGCTGCAAAAGCGGTGGCTTTTAAAGAAGCCTTAGAGCCTGAGTTTAAAGTTTATCAACAGCAAGTGGTACTTAATGCCAAAGCTATGGCTGCGGTGATACAAGAGCGTGGGCACAAGGTGGTTTCTGGTGGTACAGAAAACCATTTATTCTTATTGGATTTAATTGGTAAAGAGTACTCAGGTAAAGATGCGGATGCTGCCCTTGGCAACGCCAACATCACTGTTAATAAAAACTCAGTGCCAAACGATCCTCGTTCACCTTTCGTCACCAGTGGATTACGTCTTGGTTCACCCGCCATTACTCGTCGTGGTTTTAAAGAAGAACAAGCAAAACAGGTGGCAAACTGGATTTGTGATGTATTGGATAATATTAATGATGAATCTGTCATTAAACGTGTCAAAGGTGAAGTGGTTGCGTTGTGTGAGCAATTCCCTGTTTACGCCTAA